Genomic segment of Shewanella sp. OMA3-2:
TGGCATTGTCTTGTGCCTCAATCTCCGCGATGTCGTCACAACTCAAAAAAGTGTAATAGCGCAAGAAGTTGTAAACATCGGCATCGTCCACCGATAACCAAAATTGATAAAAAGAATAAGGCGATGTTTTGATGGGGTTGAGCCACACCGCGCCACCTTCGGTTTTACCAAATTTAGTGCCATCCGATTTAGTGATTAACGGTAATGTAAGCCCAAATACTTGCTCATTGTTTTGACGACGGGTGAAATCGATGCCGCTGACGATATTGCCCCATTGGTCATTACCACCAATTTGCAAACGACAAGCATATTGACGATTAAGCTCTGCAAAGTCATAAGATTGCAGCAGTGAGTAACTGAACTCAGTGAATGAAATTCCCTGGTCTGGACGCTGTAAACGCTGTTTTACCGATTCGCGATTAATCATACTATTTACCGAGAAGTGTTTACCCACGTCACGAAAAAAATCAATCACATTTATGTTCTTAACCCAGTTAGCATTGTTAACCATCAGTATAGGCTTAGTTTTATTATGCATTAATTGTTGGATCTGATTAGACAAATCTTGTCCCCATCCAGAGACCACATCTTCTGAATGTAAACTTCGTTCAGTGGCTTTAAAACTGGGATCACCAATCATACCCGTTGCCCCACCAATTAAAGAAATTGCTTGATGTCCTGCATCCTGAAAACGTTTGAGCATGATAAGTGGTACAAGATGGCCGATGTGCAAACTGTTTGCGGTTGGATCAAAACCACAATATACCGTTTGAGGCTTATTGAGGAGTTGTTGTATTTGCTTTAAGTCACTGGTATTGGCGATTAAACCACGAGCTTGTAAATCTTGGATTAGTGTCATTGTCTTGTCCTTAGAAGCTAGAGTCGCATCTAGATTAAGGCGCAATGCACACACTCAACATATCCTAAAAGGGACAGTTTATGATCTTGAATAAGTGATCATATGGTTAAAAAACAATTGAAATAACTCACTCAGTGAAGCGACATTTAACTGTACATAAATACGTTTTCGATGGTTCTTTACCGTGCCTTGGGTGATATTAAGCTGCTTAGCGATATCTTCGGTATCAAAACCTTGAGCAATTAGCGCCACGACTTCTTGCTCACGTTTGGTGAGTAATGCTTGCCCGAAAGTGGTTAGTGCTTGTTGAATAGACTCACGTATTTCAGTTGATGAATGACTGCGATTCAATACCGTTTCGGCTAAATTGAATTCGTTTTGCTTCCAGTGCTGCTGACACAAAGATTGAATGATACAAAAGTAGGATTTAAGTTTACTGATTTGTTGCTGAGTAAAACATTTATCGTCCCGCATATGACCGAAATAAAGCATCACCCATCGCTCTGGTTCAATCTCAATCAACATACTCAACTCATCTTTCCAGCCTGTTTGATGATAAAACTGCTGACAATAGGCTTTATAATCGAGGTTTTTATGTACAACGTCTTTTAACGTAAAAATACCTTGCTGCTTCTGGATAGTTAATTTTTGATAGAAGGGATCATGTTGAAACGATGTGGTGAGATAATATTGAAACAACAATTCACGATCACTTTCGATTGAGTCATACAGATAAATAGGACGCTTACCTTCTCGATAGCCGAGTATAACCGCACAATCGAAACGCAAAACCAAGCTTATCATCCCCATCAGTTTTGGGGTAAATCTTGGTGTATTAAGCGCAGAAATCACTTCTGACAATTTTATATTGAAAGTGTCGTTCAGCATGAAGTTACGTGTCGGTGAAAAGTAATGATAAGCATATATCATGTTAGCTATTATTCAAAAATGAATGCTGGCTTTATGCAAAAAATAACAGGTGATATACAGACACAGCAAGTGAGAAAAACGATGATTTACTTACTGAAGGCTTGAGCTTAAATATTGTATTTAATCGCTCACTTTTGTGATTGGTTTGAATGTGACTCATTTGCCGCTAAACCTTGTCGTATGTTGCAGATGTTGATAAAAAGGGCGGGATTCAAATTGATACTTTATAAGTTTACTTAATCCCGTTTTTTAGATCCTCGATAAACTTAGTTACGGCCAAAAACGCGATAGTGGCCATAACTAAGTAGATTATCGCAAGTAGATATTTATACGTAAGTGTTATGGACTATCGTCTGCATTGGCGAATGTGTAATCTAGTATGATTAACAATTAATTATGTCAGGGCTAGTAAACACCCTGTGCCAACATGGCATCGGCCACTTTGACGAAACCGGCGATATTCGCGCCATTCTCATAGTTCACATGGCCTTCTTTATCTTCACCGTAGTTGACACAAGTAGCATGAATACTTTGCATTATCTCTTTGAGGCGAGCATCAACTTTTTCTCGGCTCCAAGACAGACGTTGCGCATTCTGACTCATTTCTAAACCAGAGGTTGCAACCCCGCCAGCATTAGCGGCTTTACCGGGCAAATAGCACCTTGGCTGCGTGAAAGGCTTTTACTGCTTCGGCGCTACTCGGCATATTTGCCCCTTCAGCCACCACTAATACGCCATTGGCGATTAGCACCGTGGCATCTTCTTCCAACAATTCGTTTTGGGTGGCACAAGGTAAAGCAACTTGAGTCGGTAGATGCCAAGGAGTGCGGCCGCTAAAATATTCGAGCTCCATTTCATAGGCGTAGTCTGCTACACGTTGACGTTGTTCATTTTTTAACTCCATAAGTCTAGCTAACTTCTCCAGGGTAAAACCTGATGGATCGTAGACAGTGCCGTCTGAGTCAGAGGCTGTGATGACACGCGCACCCAATTCCATCGCTTTTTCGATGGCATATTGCGCCACGTTACCAGAACCCGATACTGAGACTGTCATGCCAGCTAGAGATTGGTTATTGTTAGCTAACATAGCTTCGACAAAATAGAGGAGCCCATAACCAGTGGCTTCAGGTCGGATCAAGCTGCCGCCGAATGAAAGTCCCTTGCCGGTGAAAACACATTCGGCGCTGTTGGTAAGCTTTTTCATCATGCCCGCCATATAACCCACTTCACGTCCGCCAACACCGATATCACCAGCCGGTACATCGGTGTTAGCACCCAGATGGCGATAAAGTTCCAACATTAATGCTTGGCAGAAGCGCATGACTTCACCCTGACTCTTGCCTTTGGGATTGAAATCACTGCCACCTTTGCCTCCGCCCATGGGTAAAGTTGTTAGGGCATTCTTGAAAGTCTGCTCGAAGGCGAGAAATTTGAGTACTGACAGATCTACCGAAGGGTGAAAACGCATACCACCTTTAATTGGCCCTATGGCCGAGCTGTGTTGGATGCGATAACCGCGATTGACTTGTACCTGACCTGAATCATTGACCCAGCTTACCCTAAATTGAACCAGCCGTTCAGGCTCTACTAAACGATCCAATAGCCCATGTTCCAGATAACGTGGGTTTTGAGCTAAAAATGGCCAAATGGAGGTGATAACCTCATTTACAGCCTGAATAAACTCTGGCTGGTTAGCATTACGTTTTGCCACTTGGGCTATAAAATTTTCTTTAGAAAGGGAATGACTCATCGCTAACTCCTATAGTAAATCACATCGGCTTTATGCCAGATAAAGGCCATGCCCTGTATTAATCTAAGTGCTACATGCTTGGTTTGCTTTCATAAAACACTAAGGTTTGTAAAAAAAATTGACTCATCTGTACCATGAGAACCAAGTCATCAAATGCTTAAGATGGTAGTTTTATGCATTTAATTCACATAAATAGCAAGCGTTAATTATATGTTCACTTTGTTGTTAGACCATTTATATTGTTGGGGTGTAAGTTTTAGTGTTTGATATATATGTTATTTTTGTGACTTTTGCTCGTGTGGTGTTATAGCCAATAAATACATAAAAACTTTGTTTTAAAATGTATTTGTATGCATTTTATAATGTTGAGCTTTTTTAGAGGTTGAGCCTAGTATGAAGAAGTCGATCTATTATTTAACATTACTATGCGCATTAAATAGTATTGATAATAATGTTGTGAACTATGATTTGTAGGACACTTTGAAGTGACGACCATGTAGAGCATAGCTTTACTATGAATAGCTAAGCTGTCAGCTGAGGTAAGTGAACGCACTTTATTGATAATTGCTTTTAAGCATTTGCCATTAACCGGCTTTTGAACTCATAAGTGGCAACACTTTATAAGCGGATGCAGTAACAGGTTAGGTGTTTGGTAAAAGTGAATTGACTGAATGAGATTGTGCACTTGGCTAATTTGTGACTCTATGATGAGTTTGACCCATGAGATTTTAATTTTAATTTTTGAATCTAATATCGTTGTTGCCACGTATAGACTGTGTTGGAGGTATTTTTACGCCACAATGTAATGAATGAAATAAAATGAATGATAAGCCGCAATAATGCTATTGAATGATTATGGGAAGCGCTGCAGATTATGGAACAAGACACTTTATTGGGGTTGCTTAGTGCAACTGGTGCCGGTGATAAGCAGGCCTTTGCTGAATTGTATCAATTGACCAGTGGTCAGTTGTTTGCCGTTAGCCTAAAAATGCTGGGGCGACGAGAGCTGGCCGAAGAAGCGTTACAAGAGGCTTATGTAAAAATTTGGCATAACGCAACAGAGTATCAGCATGGTAAGGGGGCGGTATTAACCTGGATGATCAGTATTGTCCGTTACCGTGCTTTAGATATGCTGCGCTATCACAAGGTCAGAAAAGAAGAGGCACTTGAGGACGGGCAAGAAGCGATTTTTGAAGCGTCAACCCCAGATGATGGTCCTGATGTGGCTAAGAGTAAACTCGATGACTGTATGGGCGAGCTTGAACCACAGCAAAAGCAAGCTATTCATTTAGCTTACTATAATGGCTTAACACATCATGAGGTAGTAGGGCACTTAGACTTACCACTTGGCACGATTAAAAGCTGGATCCGTAGAGGCTTACAACAACTGCAGAGGTGTTTAGCATTATGAATTATCGCGACCCCGAATTAAAAGAAGCATTAGCCGCTGAATATGTATTGGGCACATTACGTGGTCAAGCACGTCGTAGGTTTCAAAAGTTAATGATGCAAATCCCTAGCTTGCGTGAAAGCACCTGGGTATGGGAGCAACATTTACACGGCATGAATGACAAGCTAGCGCCGATAAAACCAGACGCGCGAGTATGGCAGCAAATTAGTCTACGTCTTGGATTTACTTCACTTGAGGCTAAAACCGAGACTGGACAAGGTGTTGAGTTGACGGCTGACACTGAATCTAATGTGGTGTCTATAGCATCATTTAAAACCCGTTTATGGCAAGGTGCCGCGTCATTGGCTACCGCCGCCGCAATCATAATGGCGGTTGTGATGGTCAAGCAGCAACCAATAGATATGCCTATTGCGCAACAAATGGCGGTTGTACAAGGCGCACAGTCACAAGCTTTATGGTTAATTGAAGTGACAGATAGCACCATTGAGGTACGTTCAACCAGTAACTTCAAGCCATTGGCGAATAAAGATTACGAGTTGTGGATGATAGCAAAGGGTGTAGAAAATCCGATATCACTCGGTTTGTTGCCGAAATCAGGCCAATTATCATTGCCTAAAAACAGTCAGTTTGATGCGGTTGATATTGTGGCGTTAGCTGTGAGTTTAGAGCCATTAAACGGCTCACCTAATGGTTTACCTACTGAGGTACTTTACACCGCTGAGTTAGCGATCTTATAACTAAAGTAACCGTAGACAGAATGGTAACTGTGGTATTTATTGAAAGTGTAAGTGCGACTCAGTAGCGCATTAATCCATTACGGTTAGCATTGCTTACAGCATGATACTTAATAAAAATGGCCTGAATTTGATTCAGGCCTTTTTTTATCATTAATTTACCAAATTAGTTTTTTCTATAAAAAAAATAAAAATATATTTCATATTTAATTGTATTAAAACAGTATCTTAAGAATTACTTTGGTTAAATGTAAAAATTAAATCCAATTTGTTGCATCCAATATCGCAGCTCAACCGTTTACTGATATGACTCTATTAAATAACAAGGAAATAGTCATGCAAGTACTCAAAGTATCGCTTATCGCAAGTATCGTATGCAGCAGCTTATTAGGCGCAAATGCTTTTGCATCGAGCCACAGAGAAGCACCGAACATTACCCGTATGCCAACATTAGACTCTACTGACTTTTATGCCTTTAACAGTTATGAGGCTGGACGTGAAGAATACGTCACGTTAATCGCTAACTATATTCCATTACAAGACGCTTATGGTGGACCGAACTATTACGCAATGGATCCCGCAGCGGTATACAGCATTCACATCGACAATGATGGTGATGCAGTAGAAGATTTAACCTTTCAATTTAAGTTCACTAACGAATTAGCTAATAACAACCAAGGTATTGCGTTAACCGTTGGCCCTGCGGGTAATCAACGCACGGTAGCTGTGCCGCTTAAAAATATTGGCGCTATTACCGCTGGCGATCAAAGTGCAGCTAACTTTACAGAGTCTTATCAACTGAGTTTAGTTAAAGGACCACAAACCGACGGTATGGCTACCGTGTTAAGTAACAGTAATGGCGCCACCATGTTCCATAAGCCACTTGATTATATCGGTAATAAAAGCTTTGGTGACACAGCAGCCTATGCCGACTACGCCAGTCAGTTTGTGTATCAATTTTCTATCGAAGGTTGTGCAAGTCCTGCCAAGGTGTTTGTTGGACAACGTAAAGATCCATTCGTAGTTAACCTAGGTAAAACGTTTGATTTAGTTAACTATGTACCCGTTGAAGGTGATAGTGCTCCCGGTGCTGGCGATCAAGGTGGCTTCCCAGGCGGCATTACTCAATCAAGTGACAACGATAATTTAGTCGATAAAAACGTTACGGCACTGTCTATCGAAGTACCAAAATCTTGTTTAACCACTCAAGGTAACGGCACCATTGGCGCATGGACAACGGCAAGCTTACCGCAAGCGCGCATTTTAAATCCAAACGCTAAAATCGGTAAAACTGAAGTTAATGGTGGGGCGCTTACCCAGGTGTCTCGTTTAGGTAATCCGTTAGTTAATGAACTGGTTATTGGCTTAAAAGATAAAGACACATTCTCGAGTGCACATCCAAAAAATGACACTCAGTTTGCTGATTATGTGACTCACCCAAGTTTACCAGAGCTGCTAAACATACTGTTTAAAGATGCAGTGAATCAAACCTTGGGCGCTAATATTGAAACCCTAGCACCGACTAACTTTCCTCGTACCGATCTTGTTACTGCATTTTTAACCGGTTTTGCCGGTGTAAACCAACTTGAAACCGTTACGCCGTCTGAAATGCTGCGATTAAACACAGGTATTCCTGCTAAACCACGTGACATGCAGTCAGCTTTTGGTGTTGCGGGCGATGACTTAGCCGGTTTCCCAAATGGCCGCCGTCCTGGTGATGATGTGGTTGATATTGCGCTACGTGTTGTGATGGGGCGTTTATGTTATCCGATCCCAGTAAACGGAACCGACACTGACTTAGGTTTGTGTACAACCGATGATGCAAGTGTAGGTAATGTGCCCTTTACTGATGGTGCTCCTGTGAATGCCAGCATGATGATGGACCACTTTCCTTACCTAGCGACGCCATTGTCTGGTTCAAAATAGGGAGTCTTAGATGAATACATCAACTAGAAATTTAACCAAACCGCTATTGTTAGTCAGCCTTTTGAGTGCCAGTTTATTGGCCGGTTGTAACTCTGATAATGACGCGATGAAAAGTGTTAATCAAGCTCCTGTAGCTGACGACATTATGCTAACCACAGTGACTGAAACGGCCGTTATGGGCCAAGTTAAGGCTACTGACAGCGACAATGATCCATTAATGTTTACGCTAAAACAGCAACCAACGTTAGGGATGGTGAGTTTACAAGCTAATGGCGAGTTCATTTATACGCCAGCAAATGAAGTCACTGGCATGGACAGCTTTACGATTACCGTAACCGATAGTGTTAATGCCCCGGTAAATGTGATGGTGTCGGTCGCTATTGATGCTCAGCAGTTGCAGTTTTCAAGTTTAAGTCGTGAGGCATTTTTACAAAATGCTAATGATAAACCGTTACGGATTAATGGCCGCGAAATAGAAAATGATGTCAGCGGAATTAACTTTTACGACGACTTATTGCTTGATCAGTAACCGCATGAGTTAACCCGTTATACAAGGACGTTTATTGCCATGGAAGGCATTAGGAGAATATATGCAAGGTGTAGCAACTAGAATAAAACGTGCCACAATAACAGCCTTAATCGGCGGCTGCTTAGTGTTGGCTAATACCAGTGTGGCTGAGCCATACACACCTAAAAGTGATGATGAAGTGGTCGCAAAGTGGAAAGTGCTTGATGATTCTCCTAACATTAAATCTGATCAAATTAGTCTAACCCAAATCAGTGACTTTATTGAACAAGGGCAGTATCCGGGAGAAGCCGATTATCGTTATGGTCGCGCTAAAGCTTGGCTCCAAGCGAAAATGAATAACACTAGCCCAGATGCACAAACCTTGTATTTATATGCCCGAGTATTACAGCATCAACATCAATTTGATAAAGCGATTAAAGTGTTGCAGCGCGCAATTAGTTTAGATCCCTCAGCGATAAATAGTTGGTTATTAAAAGCCAATATTCATTTGGTGCAAGGAGATATTATAAGTGCGCGTGAAGCTTGTTTAGCCTTAATAGGTAAGGCGAGCATTTTACTTATTTCGGCCTGTGCATTAGAGGTTTCAGCACAAAACGGCAAACTAGCAGAAAGTTATCAAGAGCTAGCTAGGTTATACACGGTATACAGCCCGACTAATGAGCAAGAAAAACAGTGGATCAGCCAAATACTGGCTGATATGGCTTTAAGGCAAGCACAGGCCGACAATGCATTAGTGCATTTACAGCAAATTGAGTTAAATGTTGCCCCTGTCAGTTTATTAGCCCTATGGGCCGATGTGCAGATGTCGCTAAATCAGTATGAACAAGTTATTGATAAAATTGGTGATATTGTTAATAGACATCCGGTTAAAGATGATGCTTTATTACTGCGCTTAGCTAAAGCAGAAAAGCAGCTTAATACCAACCTTGAATGGCAAACATTATTTGCCCAACGCGTTGAGTTGCGTGAGCAAAGACAAGACAGTTTACACGCATCAGAACTGGCACAATATTATTTATACGTAGATGTGCAGCCGATAAAAGCACTTTATTGGGCCAAAATTAATTGGCGGGTGGCAAAGCAAATTAACGATCGACTTTTACTCGAAAATGCTAGGTCACTGTTAAAAAGTAGCCAGCAAGATAAAGAGACGGCATAAGCGGTGTATTTGGGATAATAAGGGAATAGACAGTGAATGTAATTAAACCAGTATTATTGATGATGAAAGTCTGTGTGATCTTACTAGCAATTCTGTCTAGTTATGGCAGCATGGCTCATCAAATGAGCACCAGTTATTTGTCGATAAAAATTGACGCTCAGGGGCAAGTTCAGGGAACATGGCAACTTCGTCTATTTGACCTTTCTCAGCTAATTGATATTGATAATAATCAAGATGGCCAACTTACCTGGCAAGAGATACAGATTAATAAACTTGCCACTAGCCAGTATTTACAGTCAGCTTTACAGATCAGTCGTGAGCAAACCTGCGGGCTAATTTTTGATGTTGATCAGCAAATCGATCAACATTTTAATGAAGGGTATTTAGTGACTTCATTTAGTGGCCAATGCCATAGTATGGGGGCATTAAAAATTGATTATCAAGCGATGTTTGAAATCGATACCGACCATAAATCGATAGTCACTATTGAAGCACCCGAGCATCAATATACTCGAGTCATCAGTAATGATAATCGCACCTTGTTGATTAATCTCGCTGAAAGCCAAATTAGCGATACCTTTGTTGAGTATGTTTATCAAGGCATTATTCATATTTGGAAAGGCACCGACCATATTCTATTTTTATTAGCTTTACTGCTAACGTGTGTATTAAGCCGCGAGCAAAAACAATGGCAAGGGATTAAAAGTAAAATCCAAATTGTAAAACAAACTGCTTGGATTGTTACCGCATTTACGCTGGCGCATTCAATTACGCTTACCACCACAGCAATGGGTGTTATTAATTTTAGTAGCCACTGGATAGAGCTGGGTATTGCCTTATCAGTATTGTTAGCAGCCTTGAATAATGTTTGGCCAGTCGTGTTGAGATTAGGCTGGATTACCTTTGCATTTGGCTTATTACACGGTATGGGGTTTGCGGGAGTTTTAGGTGAACTTGGATTACCTGAAAATCAAAAAGTATTCACTATTCTAGCGTTCAACTTAGGTGTAGAAGTTGGGCAACTCGCTATTTTAATGCTGGTATTACCTTTGTTAATGTTGGTTCGCCACACACTCTGGTATAAAAAGTGGGGGATGCAACTGGGGTCAATCATGATTGCCTTAATGGCCATTCAGTGGTCTATAGAACGCTTTTAATAGGTAATATCGACATAT
This window contains:
- a CDS encoding DUF4331 domain-containing protein, yielding MQVLKVSLIASIVCSSLLGANAFASSHREAPNITRMPTLDSTDFYAFNSYEAGREEYVTLIANYIPLQDAYGGPNYYAMDPAAVYSIHIDNDGDAVEDLTFQFKFTNELANNNQGIALTVGPAGNQRTVAVPLKNIGAITAGDQSAANFTESYQLSLVKGPQTDGMATVLSNSNGATMFHKPLDYIGNKSFGDTAAYADYASQFVYQFSIEGCASPAKVFVGQRKDPFVVNLGKTFDLVNYVPVEGDSAPGAGDQGGFPGGITQSSDNDNLVDKNVTALSIEVPKSCLTTQGNGTIGAWTTASLPQARILNPNAKIGKTEVNGGALTQVSRLGNPLVNELVIGLKDKDTFSSAHPKNDTQFADYVTHPSLPELLNILFKDAVNQTLGANIETLAPTNFPRTDLVTAFLTGFAGVNQLETVTPSEMLRLNTGIPAKPRDMQSAFGVAGDDLAGFPNGRRPGDDVVDIALRVVMGRLCYPIPVNGTDTDLGLCTTDDASVGNVPFTDGAPVNASMMMDHFPYLATPLSGSK
- the tyrS gene encoding tyrosine--tRNA ligase; its protein translation is MTLIQDLQARGLIANTSDLKQIQQLLNKPQTVYCGFDPTANSLHIGHLVPLIMLKRFQDAGHQAISLIGGATGMIGDPSFKATERSLHSEDVVSGWGQDLSNQIQQLMHNKTKPILMVNNANWVKNINVIDFFRDVGKHFSVNSMINRESVKQRLQRPDQGISFTEFSYSLLQSYDFAELNRQYACRLQIGGNDQWGNIVSGIDFTRRQNNEQVFGLTLPLITKSDGTKFGKTEGGAVWLNPIKTSPYSFYQFWLSVDDADVYNFLRYYTFLSCDDIAEIEAQDNANTSKPKAQRMLAAQMTHFVHGDEGLASAERITQALFSGNVQQLSLNELKQLELDGLPCIQSTQHDLVELLVQSGLANSKRIARELIESNAISINGEKVESGNSTLSFPLYDQYWLIQRGKKHYGLVKRVSD
- a CDS encoding tetratricopeptide repeat protein; this translates as MQGVATRIKRATITALIGGCLVLANTSVAEPYTPKSDDEVVAKWKVLDDSPNIKSDQISLTQISDFIEQGQYPGEADYRYGRAKAWLQAKMNNTSPDAQTLYLYARVLQHQHQFDKAIKVLQRAISLDPSAINSWLLKANIHLVQGDIISAREACLALIGKASILLISACALEVSAQNGKLAESYQELARLYTVYSPTNEQEKQWISQILADMALRQAQADNALVHLQQIELNVAPVSLLALWADVQMSLNQYEQVIDKIGDIVNRHPVKDDALLLRLAKAEKQLNTNLEWQTLFAQRVELREQRQDSLHASELAQYYLYVDVQPIKALYWAKINWRVAKQINDRLLLENARSLLKSSQQDKETA
- a CDS encoding HupE/UreJ family protein, with protein sequence MNVIKPVLLMMKVCVILLAILSSYGSMAHQMSTSYLSIKIDAQGQVQGTWQLRLFDLSQLIDIDNNQDGQLTWQEIQINKLATSQYLQSALQISREQTCGLIFDVDQQIDQHFNEGYLVTSFSGQCHSMGALKIDYQAMFEIDTDHKSIVTIEAPEHQYTRVISNDNRTLLINLAESQISDTFVEYVYQGIIHIWKGTDHILFLLALLLTCVLSREQKQWQGIKSKIQIVKQTAWIVTAFTLAHSITLTTTAMGVINFSSHWIELGIALSVLLAALNNVWPVVLRLGWITFAFGLLHGMGFAGVLGELGLPENQKVFTILAFNLGVEVGQLAILMLVLPLLMLVRHTLWYKKWGMQLGSIMIALMAIQWSIERF
- a CDS encoding Ig-like domain-containing protein, which produces MNTSTRNLTKPLLLVSLLSASLLAGCNSDNDAMKSVNQAPVADDIMLTTVTETAVMGQVKATDSDNDPLMFTLKQQPTLGMVSLQANGEFIYTPANEVTGMDSFTITVTDSVNAPVNVMVSVAIDAQQLQFSSLSREAFLQNANDKPLRINGREIENDVSGINFYDDLLLDQ
- a CDS encoding sigma-70 family RNA polymerase sigma factor, with amino-acid sequence MEQDTLLGLLSATGAGDKQAFAELYQLTSGQLFAVSLKMLGRRELAEEALQEAYVKIWHNATEYQHGKGAVLTWMISIVRYRALDMLRYHKVRKEEALEDGQEAIFEASTPDDGPDVAKSKLDDCMGELEPQQKQAIHLAYYNGLTHHEVVGHLDLPLGTIKSWIRRGLQQLQRCLAL
- a CDS encoding anti-sigma factor, producing MNYRDPELKEALAAEYVLGTLRGQARRRFQKLMMQIPSLRESTWVWEQHLHGMNDKLAPIKPDARVWQQISLRLGFTSLEAKTETGQGVELTADTESNVVSIASFKTRLWQGAASLATAAAIIMAVVMVKQQPIDMPIAQQMAVVQGAQSQALWLIEVTDSTIEVRSTSNFKPLANKDYELWMIAKGVENPISLGLLPKSGQLSLPKNSQFDAVDIVALAVSLEPLNGSPNGLPTEVLYTAELAIL
- a CDS encoding LuxR family transcriptional regulator yields the protein MLNDTFNIKLSEVISALNTPRFTPKLMGMISLVLRFDCAVILGYREGKRPIYLYDSIESDRELLFQYYLTTSFQHDPFYQKLTIQKQQGIFTLKDVVHKNLDYKAYCQQFYHQTGWKDELSMLIEIEPERWVMLYFGHMRDDKCFTQQQISKLKSYFCIIQSLCQQHWKQNEFNLAETVLNRSHSSTEIRESIQQALTTFGQALLTKREQEVVALIAQGFDTEDIAKQLNITQGTVKNHRKRIYVQLNVASLSELFQLFFNHMITYSRS